From one Anguilla rostrata isolate EN2019 chromosome 12, ASM1855537v3, whole genome shotgun sequence genomic stretch:
- the zbtb38 gene encoding zinc finger and BTB domain-containing protein 38 isoform X1 yields MQPPAVQLNPNKCCATACCRDNGGLSEAGWARLAVVFAAIRPLCLPLAGWMWAMVSPSTREPMDSTHPQAVLAGLNEQRTQGLFCDVTIVVEDVKFRAHRNVLAASCGYFRDAFSTPDGPASTSGQVLELLDLRSEVFASILNFIYSSKMASASAEDTRSLVAAGKKLGIPFLEKLVAPDRLQNQTISQTRASPGPRLLKKETSRLEEPEGTSGPRITNAFSITEAGADNDPFTPLDLRRDGQRAADQGHLPATSVATTESEPAHTLSEHSYAVSQMRKATEHNENSAGDGKTDSAHTHVAPTPQATESRGPLKKRHKLRGTLLKSTPAAPAEPGAPAEASGSCYAPLSTSVTHVTSSSVPSSLSSDTQKNTITAPPSEDSSTKESSPPPLTPSVKPNAPAHRCEYCPETFSNKAVLNIHMQIHKRRFVSHLFCKFCRRKFMHLKRLRNHEQVCTKVQRPSPEQENDNTEINFPTESISPIEDSPLPAHQPNALASNAPLNLPEVQQEVERGLRTAVGQRRVYPCGVCKRAYVTISSLRRHENVHSWQRAYPCHYCNKVFALAEYRTKHEIWHTGERRYQCIFCLETFMTYYILKNHQKSFHGIDPRLAVNKKSASTVNGGFKGSVYPIKLYRLLPMKFRKRRYKTYSQTFPEEAERNEQMFPAPLSCSSPSATFEENLAAVNTDTVCGVGQPIFSMPVTFMATPKVIASVTPRINFDQSCVQGETQPMPSEAEEYVRTSMDTQIQTPLAAAGQKGPSVISYGRRLPSVPMQTNRASSVIVHGNNNASTAFKDSDDQSLPYRDMNPDSPMEAENRLGELSAAAQTIEALASQLFLPGSNSSTLEKSDGKKTETYIAKPACPGTSIDSPVLPLCQITVKIGDEAIIRRRIKGSKLFPRKKRRSRWSQVEDESQSNSTETSDKSPSLRLRTEITSIIETEPYDDLTDRDTADQLWRPYYRYKPKKRTKKLRSKDRKSNRGRQLGRPLKEVTRATGPKDVTEYLEAPLEPVETRKHLRKSTQKKTYTCDICKNPFFSLSTLRSHVIGCHPYFCRTCGKQCPPGEAASPHCPFPEDGGDFVCKSCMEDGSCFDNSARSPNMEKRYRCSFCPQRFLYLATKKSHERKHVEKHGKGYNCYYCPMICKTPISLGAHQKRHFIKTEQEVEEQEEVESKASARLKLERWENLEIDASVAPKLEDQMEINSNGHYQEFKHLRTKMLKSPLLDTSFPKLPPELPQDQRQHS; encoded by the coding sequence TGGGCAATGGTGTCTCCGAGCACACGAGAGCCAATGGACAGCACGCACCCCCAGGCGGTCCTCGCTGGCCTAAATGAGCAGCGCACGCAGGGCTTGTTCTGCGACGTCACCATCGTGGTGGAAGACGTCAAGTTCCGAGCCCACAGAAATGTGCTGGCTGCCTCCTGCGGATACTTCCGCGATGCCTTTTCCACACCAGATGGTCCAGCGTCCACATCTGGTCAGGTTCTGGAGCTGCTGGATCTTCGGTCCGAGGTCTTTGCCAGCATCCTCAACTTCATCTACAGCTCCAAGATGGCATCTGCCAGCGCAGAGGACACTAGGTCCCTGGTGGCAGCTGGTAAGAAGCTGGGCATCCCCTTCCTGGAGAAGCTAGTAGCACCGGATAGGCTGCAGAACCAGACCATTTCCCAGACTCGAGCGTCCCCCGGGCCTCGCCTTCTGAAGAAGGAGACCAGCCGTTTGGAGGAGCCAGAAGGTACCAGCGGCCCGCGGATCACCAACGCCTTCTCCATCACGGAGGCGGGTGCCGACAATGACCCGTTCACCCCGCTGGACCTGCGACGCGACGGGCAGAGGGCAGCGGACCAGGGGCACCTCCCAGCCACGAGCGTGGCCACCACAGAGAGCGAGCCCGCGCACACGCTATCGGAACACTCCTACGCCGTGAGCCAAATGCGCAAGGCCACCGAGCACAATGAGAACAGCGCAGGAGATGGCAAGACggacagcgcacacacacacgtggctCCCACACCGCAGGCTACAGAGAGCCGCGGCCCACTCAAAAAGCGCCATAAGCTCAGAGGCACCCTCCTCAAAAGCACACCTGCCGCACCTGCTGAACCTGGCGCACCTGCCGAGGCTTCCGGCAGCTGTTATGCCCCCCTGAGCACTTCAGTCACccatgtgacatcatcatcagtcCCATCATCCTTGAGCTCAGACACCCAGAAAAATACTATAACAGCACCACCAAGTGAAGATTCATCCACAAAAGAGTCGAGTCCTCCTCCTCTTACCCCATCAGTAAAGCCCAATGCTCCTGCCCACCGCTGTGAGTACTGCCCTGAGACCttcagcaacaaagcagtcctCAACATTCACATGCAGATCCACAAAAGGAGGTTTGTGAGCCATTTGTTCTGCAAGTTCTGTCGCAGGAAATTCATGCATTTGAAACGACTGCGCAACCACGAGCAGGTGTGCACCAAAGTCCAGAGACCTTCACCAGAGCAGGAAAATGACAACACAGAGATAAACTTCCCTACAGAAAGCATCTCCCCCATAGAGGACAGTCCACTCCCTGCACACCAACCTAACGCGCTTGCCTCAAACGCCCCCCTGAACCTCCCCGAAGTGCagcaggaggtggagaggggccTGAGGACCGCTGTGGGCCAGAGGAGGGTGTACCCATGCGGCGTGTGTAAACGAGCATACGTGACTATCTCCAGCCTGAGACGGCATGAAAATGTGCACTCGTGGCAGAGGGCGTACCCCTGTCATTACTGCAATAAGGTCTTTGCTCTGGCGGAGTACCGCACCAAGCATGAGATCTGGCACACGGGGGAGCGCCGCTACCAGTGCATCTTCTGCCTCGAGACCTTCATGACCTACTACATCCTGAAGAACCACCAGAAGTCCTTCCACGGGATCGACCCCCGACTGGCAGTGAACAAGAAGTCCGCTTCAACGGTGAACGGTGGCTTCAAGGGCAGCGTTTACCCCATCAAGCTCTACAGACTTCTCCCCATGAAATTTCGAAAGAGGCGGTACAAGACGTACAGCCAAACCTTCCCGGAGGAGGCAGAACGCAATGAGCAGATGTTCCCTGCTCCTCTGAGCTGCAGCTCCCCCTCAGCTACCTTTGAGGAGAACCTAGCAGCGGTAAACACTGACACGGTTTGCGGTGTGGGACAGCCCATATTCTCCATGCCCGTGACCTTTATGGCTACCCCAAAGGTAATCGCCTCAGTGACACCTCGCATCAATTTTGATCAGTCGTGTGTTCAGGGAGAAACTCAGCCTATGCCCTCTGAAGCTGAGGAGTACGTCAGGACATCCATGGACACCCAGATACAGACCCCCCTGGCAGCTGCTGGCCAAAAGGGTCCATCGGTGATCAGCTACGGGCGCAGACTTCCCTCAGTCCCAATGCAGACCAACAGGGCTTCCTCCGTCATTGTCCATGGCAACAACAATGCATCAACAGCTTTTAAGGACTCTGACGACCAGTCTTTGCCATACAGAGATATGAACCCTGACAGCCCTATGGAAGCAGAAAACAGGTTGGGGGAACTCTCGGCTGCTGCCCAGACTATTGAAgcgttagctagccagctgttTTTGCCTGGAAGTAACAGCAGCACACTTGAGAAGTCTGATGGAAAGAAAACGGAGACGTACATTGCCAAGCCTGCGTGTCCGGGCACGTCCATTGACAGCCCAGTGCTGCCCCTCTGCCAGATCACGGTGAAAATCGGCGACGAGGCAATCATCCGCCGGAGGATCAAGGGTTCTAAACTCTTTCcaaggaagaagaggaggagtcGCTGGAGCCAGGTGGAGGACGAAAGCCAGAGTAACTCAACGGAAACATCCGACAAGAGCCCGAGTCTGCGCCTGCGGACAGAAATCACTTCCATCATAGAGACAGAGCCGTATGATGATTTGACTGACCGTGACACAGCTGACCAGCTCTGGCGTCCATATTACAGGTACAAAcccaaaaaaaggacaaaaaaactgagatcaaaagacaggaaaagcAATCGAGGCAGACAGCTTGGGCGGCCCTTAAAGGAGGTCACACGGGCAACTGGGCCTAAGGATGTGACAGAGTATCTGGAGGCACCATTAGAACCAGTGGAGACGAGGAAACACCtcagaaaaagcacacagaagAAGACGTACACCTGCGACATCTGCAAGAACCCCTTCTTCAGCCTGTCCACCCTACGGtcacatgtgattggctgccacCCCTACTTCTGCCGGACTTGTGGGAAACAGTGCCCCCCCGGGGAGGCAGCCAGCCCCCACTGCCCCTTCCCAGAAGACGGTGGGGACTTTGTATGCAAGAGCTGCATGGAGGACGGCTCCTGCTTTGACAACTCCGCCAGAAGCCCAAACATGGAGAAGCGCTACCGCTGCTCCTTCTGCCCACAGCGGTTCCTATACCTCGCCACCAAGAAGAGTCATGAGAGGAAGCATGTAGAGAAGCATGGGAAGGGGTACAACTGCTATTACTGCCCTATGATCTGCAAAACCCCCATTTCCCTGGGTGCACACCAGAAAAGGCACTTCATAaagacagagcaggaagtggaagagcaggaggaggtaGAAAGCAAAGCATCAGCTAGGTTAAAATTGGAAAGGTGGGAGAACCTAGAAATCGATGCCTCTGTAGCCCCTAAACTGGAGGACCAGATGGAGATAAATAGCAACGGACACTATCAGGAATTTAAGCACCTCCGTACAAAAATGCTCAAGTCACCTCTTCTAGACACGTCTTTTCCCAAGTTGCCACCAGAGCTGCCTCAGGACCAACGCCAGCACAGCTAA
- the LOC135236969 gene encoding ras GTPase-activating protein 2-like isoform X1, which produces MYCTYTARTMAEEDDTRIRILQSLRGKICQAKNLGPCSGPNRLRDLCTFCTISLDQEEVFRTKMSEKSPSPFYGEDFYFEIPRPFQYLSFYVYAKSVFRDLPVGKVAIRKEDLYKFSGKEHWFCLQPVDPNSEVQGKVHLEMRLNELITENGSVCQQLVVRIIECQGLPLINGQSCDPYATVSLVGPARNEQRKTKVKKKTSDPQFEETFHFEVTRSSSYTKKSHFQVEEEDIEKLEIK; this is translated from the exons atgtactgtacatacacagcTAGGACCATGGCGGAAGAGGACGACACGAGAATTCGGATTTTACAGAGCTTGCGGGGGAAGATCT GTCAAGCCAAGAACCTTGGCCCGTGCTCCGGGCCCAACCGCCTGCGGGACCTGTGCACCTTCTGCACCATCAGCCTGGACCAGGAGGAGGTCTTCCGGACCAAAATGTCAGAGAAAAGCCCGAG CCCTTTCTATGGAGAGGACTTCTATTTTGAAATCCCACGGCCATTTCAGTATTTGTCCTTCTACGTGTACGCAAAGAGTGTGTTCAGGGACCTACCAGTAG GGAAGGTGGCGATCCGGAAGGAGGACCTGTATAAGTTCAGTGGGAAGGAGCACTGGTTCTGCCTGCAGCCGGTGGATCCCAACTCGGAAGTCCAG GGGAAGGTTCACCTGGAAATGCGGCTGAATGAGCTGATCACAGAGAACGGCTCGGTCTGTCAACAACTGGTGGTCCG GATAATTGAATGCCAGGGCTTGCCCCTGATCAACGGACAGAGCTGCGATCCATACGCCACCGTCTCGCTCGTCGGACCCGCCAG GAATGAACAGAGGAAGACCAAGGTGAAGAAGAAAACCAGTGACCCCCAGTTTGAGGAGACCTTCCACTTTGAG GTCACGAGGTCCAGCAGCTACACAAAGAAGTCCCACTtccaggtggaggaggaggacatcGAGAAGCTGGAGATCAAGTGA
- the zbtb38 gene encoding zinc finger and BTB domain-containing protein 38 isoform X2, producing the protein MVSPSTREPMDSTHPQAVLAGLNEQRTQGLFCDVTIVVEDVKFRAHRNVLAASCGYFRDAFSTPDGPASTSGQVLELLDLRSEVFASILNFIYSSKMASASAEDTRSLVAAGKKLGIPFLEKLVAPDRLQNQTISQTRASPGPRLLKKETSRLEEPEGTSGPRITNAFSITEAGADNDPFTPLDLRRDGQRAADQGHLPATSVATTESEPAHTLSEHSYAVSQMRKATEHNENSAGDGKTDSAHTHVAPTPQATESRGPLKKRHKLRGTLLKSTPAAPAEPGAPAEASGSCYAPLSTSVTHVTSSSVPSSLSSDTQKNTITAPPSEDSSTKESSPPPLTPSVKPNAPAHRCEYCPETFSNKAVLNIHMQIHKRRFVSHLFCKFCRRKFMHLKRLRNHEQVCTKVQRPSPEQENDNTEINFPTESISPIEDSPLPAHQPNALASNAPLNLPEVQQEVERGLRTAVGQRRVYPCGVCKRAYVTISSLRRHENVHSWQRAYPCHYCNKVFALAEYRTKHEIWHTGERRYQCIFCLETFMTYYILKNHQKSFHGIDPRLAVNKKSASTVNGGFKGSVYPIKLYRLLPMKFRKRRYKTYSQTFPEEAERNEQMFPAPLSCSSPSATFEENLAAVNTDTVCGVGQPIFSMPVTFMATPKVIASVTPRINFDQSCVQGETQPMPSEAEEYVRTSMDTQIQTPLAAAGQKGPSVISYGRRLPSVPMQTNRASSVIVHGNNNASTAFKDSDDQSLPYRDMNPDSPMEAENRLGELSAAAQTIEALASQLFLPGSNSSTLEKSDGKKTETYIAKPACPGTSIDSPVLPLCQITVKIGDEAIIRRRIKGSKLFPRKKRRSRWSQVEDESQSNSTETSDKSPSLRLRTEITSIIETEPYDDLTDRDTADQLWRPYYRYKPKKRTKKLRSKDRKSNRGRQLGRPLKEVTRATGPKDVTEYLEAPLEPVETRKHLRKSTQKKTYTCDICKNPFFSLSTLRSHVIGCHPYFCRTCGKQCPPGEAASPHCPFPEDGGDFVCKSCMEDGSCFDNSARSPNMEKRYRCSFCPQRFLYLATKKSHERKHVEKHGKGYNCYYCPMICKTPISLGAHQKRHFIKTEQEVEEQEEVESKASARLKLERWENLEIDASVAPKLEDQMEINSNGHYQEFKHLRTKMLKSPLLDTSFPKLPPELPQDQRQHS; encoded by the coding sequence ATGGTGTCTCCGAGCACACGAGAGCCAATGGACAGCACGCACCCCCAGGCGGTCCTCGCTGGCCTAAATGAGCAGCGCACGCAGGGCTTGTTCTGCGACGTCACCATCGTGGTGGAAGACGTCAAGTTCCGAGCCCACAGAAATGTGCTGGCTGCCTCCTGCGGATACTTCCGCGATGCCTTTTCCACACCAGATGGTCCAGCGTCCACATCTGGTCAGGTTCTGGAGCTGCTGGATCTTCGGTCCGAGGTCTTTGCCAGCATCCTCAACTTCATCTACAGCTCCAAGATGGCATCTGCCAGCGCAGAGGACACTAGGTCCCTGGTGGCAGCTGGTAAGAAGCTGGGCATCCCCTTCCTGGAGAAGCTAGTAGCACCGGATAGGCTGCAGAACCAGACCATTTCCCAGACTCGAGCGTCCCCCGGGCCTCGCCTTCTGAAGAAGGAGACCAGCCGTTTGGAGGAGCCAGAAGGTACCAGCGGCCCGCGGATCACCAACGCCTTCTCCATCACGGAGGCGGGTGCCGACAATGACCCGTTCACCCCGCTGGACCTGCGACGCGACGGGCAGAGGGCAGCGGACCAGGGGCACCTCCCAGCCACGAGCGTGGCCACCACAGAGAGCGAGCCCGCGCACACGCTATCGGAACACTCCTACGCCGTGAGCCAAATGCGCAAGGCCACCGAGCACAATGAGAACAGCGCAGGAGATGGCAAGACggacagcgcacacacacacgtggctCCCACACCGCAGGCTACAGAGAGCCGCGGCCCACTCAAAAAGCGCCATAAGCTCAGAGGCACCCTCCTCAAAAGCACACCTGCCGCACCTGCTGAACCTGGCGCACCTGCCGAGGCTTCCGGCAGCTGTTATGCCCCCCTGAGCACTTCAGTCACccatgtgacatcatcatcagtcCCATCATCCTTGAGCTCAGACACCCAGAAAAATACTATAACAGCACCACCAAGTGAAGATTCATCCACAAAAGAGTCGAGTCCTCCTCCTCTTACCCCATCAGTAAAGCCCAATGCTCCTGCCCACCGCTGTGAGTACTGCCCTGAGACCttcagcaacaaagcagtcctCAACATTCACATGCAGATCCACAAAAGGAGGTTTGTGAGCCATTTGTTCTGCAAGTTCTGTCGCAGGAAATTCATGCATTTGAAACGACTGCGCAACCACGAGCAGGTGTGCACCAAAGTCCAGAGACCTTCACCAGAGCAGGAAAATGACAACACAGAGATAAACTTCCCTACAGAAAGCATCTCCCCCATAGAGGACAGTCCACTCCCTGCACACCAACCTAACGCGCTTGCCTCAAACGCCCCCCTGAACCTCCCCGAAGTGCagcaggaggtggagaggggccTGAGGACCGCTGTGGGCCAGAGGAGGGTGTACCCATGCGGCGTGTGTAAACGAGCATACGTGACTATCTCCAGCCTGAGACGGCATGAAAATGTGCACTCGTGGCAGAGGGCGTACCCCTGTCATTACTGCAATAAGGTCTTTGCTCTGGCGGAGTACCGCACCAAGCATGAGATCTGGCACACGGGGGAGCGCCGCTACCAGTGCATCTTCTGCCTCGAGACCTTCATGACCTACTACATCCTGAAGAACCACCAGAAGTCCTTCCACGGGATCGACCCCCGACTGGCAGTGAACAAGAAGTCCGCTTCAACGGTGAACGGTGGCTTCAAGGGCAGCGTTTACCCCATCAAGCTCTACAGACTTCTCCCCATGAAATTTCGAAAGAGGCGGTACAAGACGTACAGCCAAACCTTCCCGGAGGAGGCAGAACGCAATGAGCAGATGTTCCCTGCTCCTCTGAGCTGCAGCTCCCCCTCAGCTACCTTTGAGGAGAACCTAGCAGCGGTAAACACTGACACGGTTTGCGGTGTGGGACAGCCCATATTCTCCATGCCCGTGACCTTTATGGCTACCCCAAAGGTAATCGCCTCAGTGACACCTCGCATCAATTTTGATCAGTCGTGTGTTCAGGGAGAAACTCAGCCTATGCCCTCTGAAGCTGAGGAGTACGTCAGGACATCCATGGACACCCAGATACAGACCCCCCTGGCAGCTGCTGGCCAAAAGGGTCCATCGGTGATCAGCTACGGGCGCAGACTTCCCTCAGTCCCAATGCAGACCAACAGGGCTTCCTCCGTCATTGTCCATGGCAACAACAATGCATCAACAGCTTTTAAGGACTCTGACGACCAGTCTTTGCCATACAGAGATATGAACCCTGACAGCCCTATGGAAGCAGAAAACAGGTTGGGGGAACTCTCGGCTGCTGCCCAGACTATTGAAgcgttagctagccagctgttTTTGCCTGGAAGTAACAGCAGCACACTTGAGAAGTCTGATGGAAAGAAAACGGAGACGTACATTGCCAAGCCTGCGTGTCCGGGCACGTCCATTGACAGCCCAGTGCTGCCCCTCTGCCAGATCACGGTGAAAATCGGCGACGAGGCAATCATCCGCCGGAGGATCAAGGGTTCTAAACTCTTTCcaaggaagaagaggaggagtcGCTGGAGCCAGGTGGAGGACGAAAGCCAGAGTAACTCAACGGAAACATCCGACAAGAGCCCGAGTCTGCGCCTGCGGACAGAAATCACTTCCATCATAGAGACAGAGCCGTATGATGATTTGACTGACCGTGACACAGCTGACCAGCTCTGGCGTCCATATTACAGGTACAAAcccaaaaaaaggacaaaaaaactgagatcaaaagacaggaaaagcAATCGAGGCAGACAGCTTGGGCGGCCCTTAAAGGAGGTCACACGGGCAACTGGGCCTAAGGATGTGACAGAGTATCTGGAGGCACCATTAGAACCAGTGGAGACGAGGAAACACCtcagaaaaagcacacagaagAAGACGTACACCTGCGACATCTGCAAGAACCCCTTCTTCAGCCTGTCCACCCTACGGtcacatgtgattggctgccacCCCTACTTCTGCCGGACTTGTGGGAAACAGTGCCCCCCCGGGGAGGCAGCCAGCCCCCACTGCCCCTTCCCAGAAGACGGTGGGGACTTTGTATGCAAGAGCTGCATGGAGGACGGCTCCTGCTTTGACAACTCCGCCAGAAGCCCAAACATGGAGAAGCGCTACCGCTGCTCCTTCTGCCCACAGCGGTTCCTATACCTCGCCACCAAGAAGAGTCATGAGAGGAAGCATGTAGAGAAGCATGGGAAGGGGTACAACTGCTATTACTGCCCTATGATCTGCAAAACCCCCATTTCCCTGGGTGCACACCAGAAAAGGCACTTCATAaagacagagcaggaagtggaagagcaggaggaggtaGAAAGCAAAGCATCAGCTAGGTTAAAATTGGAAAGGTGGGAGAACCTAGAAATCGATGCCTCTGTAGCCCCTAAACTGGAGGACCAGATGGAGATAAATAGCAACGGACACTATCAGGAATTTAAGCACCTCCGTACAAAAATGCTCAAGTCACCTCTTCTAGACACGTCTTTTCCCAAGTTGCCACCAGAGCTGCCTCAGGACCAACGCCAGCACAGCTAA
- the LOC135236969 gene encoding ras GTPase-activating protein 2-like isoform X2: MSEKSPSPFYGEDFYFEIPRPFQYLSFYVYAKSVFRDLPVGKVAIRKEDLYKFSGKEHWFCLQPVDPNSEVQGKVHLEMRLNELITENGSVCQQLVVRIIECQGLPLINGQSCDPYATVSLVGPARNEQRKTKVKKKTSDPQFEETFHFEVTRSSSYTKKSHFQVEEEDIEKLEIK; this comes from the exons ATGTCAGAGAAAAGCCCGAG CCCTTTCTATGGAGAGGACTTCTATTTTGAAATCCCACGGCCATTTCAGTATTTGTCCTTCTACGTGTACGCAAAGAGTGTGTTCAGGGACCTACCAGTAG GGAAGGTGGCGATCCGGAAGGAGGACCTGTATAAGTTCAGTGGGAAGGAGCACTGGTTCTGCCTGCAGCCGGTGGATCCCAACTCGGAAGTCCAG GGGAAGGTTCACCTGGAAATGCGGCTGAATGAGCTGATCACAGAGAACGGCTCGGTCTGTCAACAACTGGTGGTCCG GATAATTGAATGCCAGGGCTTGCCCCTGATCAACGGACAGAGCTGCGATCCATACGCCACCGTCTCGCTCGTCGGACCCGCCAG GAATGAACAGAGGAAGACCAAGGTGAAGAAGAAAACCAGTGACCCCCAGTTTGAGGAGACCTTCCACTTTGAG GTCACGAGGTCCAGCAGCTACACAAAGAAGTCCCACTtccaggtggaggaggaggacatcGAGAAGCTGGAGATCAAGTGA